A stretch of DNA from Cyanobacteriota bacterium:
GGCTCCTCGATTTGTGCTGAGGAGACTTCTTATACTATGCACTAGTTTTTGAGTACAGACACCTGGGTAATATTAATTAATTCTTATCTGAATTGTCAAATTTTCTAGAGTCTATGCCTTATATAGTTAAGACAGATAAATCCAAAAGGGGGAAGCAAATGTCAGATTATATAGTACAGGGTTTACCACCACCACCAAGAGAGATTGGTGAAAGAGCTCATAGAGGTCCAACTGAGGCTTAAAGAATAGAAGCAGAGAAGGAAGTGCTTCACAATGAAAATAATTTCAAATTAGAAGGCAAAGCTCATACTATTCCTTATGATATTCTCAAGTCTAGGTATGGTGGTGAGAGATCAGAAAATGCATTGCCGGTTTTGCCTCTTGAAGATAGTTTCAACTCATCAGGCGGTGGTTTTATAGAAAGAGATCAAAGCCCTCCGAAACCAGATCAAATTTGGGATTTTAAAGGTGGCAATGGAAATAATCCACAACAGCCTATGCCTGGTAATTTAGCTCTAAAGGGCTTGCGCATCTCAGCTTAATAAAACTGCCCGTCGATAGGTGATATATTATTAGGCAAGTCAATGTCGAAAATCATCATATTAAAGATAGGCACAAATTCGATTACTCGAGAAAAACCTGCTTGTGCCGTTAATCTACAAGGTAAACCGATAGTCAATGTTGGTATTAATTACCAAGTTCTTAATGAGTTAGCTCAAACTGCTGATGATTTAAGGAAGCAGGGTTTTGAAGTCATCATTGTTAGTTCTGGGGCGATGGGTCTTGGTGTTGCCAAGCTTGGCCCAGAGACACTCAAAGAAAAGCTCGAACAAATTTGTGAAAGTCCTGACTTGGTTAGTTTTAAGCAAGCACTAACTGCTGTCGGGCAAGTGGATCTAATGAATGCTTATACAACTGTGTTTTCTAATTACCATGCATTTGTTGGTCAAGTACTTGTGACGCACAAGGGGCTTGATGACACTGAACGGAATGAAACACTGGCAGCAACTATTCGTCGTATGCTCTTGCTTGATATTATTCCAATTGTTAATGCCAATGATGCTGTTTCTGCTTCTGAATTAGAGTACGGTGATAATGATAGTCTTGCAGCAAGAGTTGCGGTTCTTTCCAAAGCTAGTCGATTAGTTGTTATAAGTGATGCTGATGGTCTCTATGACAATGATCCAAAGCTTGATCCCAATGCTAAATTGATCAAGGAAGTAACGAAGATCGAAGATGTCAAAGCATTTGCTCACGAGAGTTCTAGTACTGCCGGACTTGGTGGTATGAAGAGCAAGGTTGCTGCCGCCGCGATTTG
This window harbors:
- the proB gene encoding glutamate 5-kinase, which produces MSKIIILKIGTNSITREKPACAVNLQGKPIVNVGINYQVLNELAQTADDLRKQGFEVIIVSSGAMGLGVAKLGPETLKEKLEQICESPDLVSFKQALTAVGQVDLMNAYTTVFSNYHAFVGQVLVTHKGLDDTERNETLAATIRRMLLLDIIPIVNANDAVSASELEYGDNDSLAARVAVLSKASRLVVISDADGLYDNDPKLDPNAKLIKEVTKIEDVKAFAHESSSTAGLGGMKSKVAAAAICVDNGIAVDIVGVASLSKIAAYISGADQEIPGTHFYAA